In candidate division KSB1 bacterium, the genomic stretch CGTTGGCAGGTCCTGACAGCGGATCTTCACACCCTCTTTGCGCAGTTCGCCAAGCGTCGTGCGATCCCACTCCGACAAGTACACATAAGGCAGCAACTCCTCGCGCTCCTCGCGAAAGTGCAGGCCGCCGATCGTCAACACCTTCAGCGGCGCGCCCAGCCGAAACAACTTGAGCGCATCGACCGGCGCTTCCACGACAATCATCGCCTTCTTGCCGTCCAAATCGCCCCGCACCCAGCGCTCGGCCGTCTCCGTGAGGGACAGCACCTCACCGTGCATCTCTTCGGGGATCAAACCCGCGTAGATCCGCAAGGCCGGCTCGTCCTTCACCACTCGGTCCGACGCCAGGATCAGCAGGTCCAGATCCAGCGTCTGACCCCACCCCACGATCACTTGCCCATGCAACAGCCGGTCGTCCACGCGCACGAGCGGGTAAACCAGCTTGTCTTTTTGCCACGGAAGCTTCAGAATCATTCGGTCAGTAGTTCAATACCACGCAAACCGTCGGCCTTGACGGTCGCCACCAGCTCGGCAAACGGTAACTTGTTTCGCTTCGTGAAAAACGAGATCAGCATCGGGAGGTTGACGCCGGAAATCACGGCGCCCTGAGGAAGGGAATTCCGGCAGGTCCGACAGACCACATACGGTGAGCCGCCGCAAAAATCGACAAACATGATCGTCGGACGTTGCGCAAGCTGCGCTTGAACCGATTCCACCAGTTGATCCAGTGCCAGCGCCTCGTTCGAGATCACCGCGACGTCACCCTGGCTCCCCAGTGTGCGTTCGATCGAATCCAGCATCGCGCGACCGACGTCGCCATGCGTGACTATGAGGGCCGCAACCGCCATGAATCCGCCTTATTCATAGTCCTTTTCGAGATAATTCTCGAGCGAACCACGATTCTTCATCGCGTTGGTCAACGCCTCGCTGAACGCCTTCGCCGGGTGCACGCCGTACACCCGCAAGTGCAGATTCAGCGCGATCGTCTCGGCGATCACGGTGATGTTCTTCCCCGGAAAGATCGGCAGTCGCACATAGGGCAGCCGGACGCCAAGGTAGCCCTTGAACTGGTCCTCGAGTCCGGTCCGCTCATAGTCCTCTTCCGGAGACCAATCCACCAACTCGACCTCGGTCTCGATGCGCTTCTGAATCCGGATCGCGCGCACTCCGTACATTCGCGCGATGTCGATAATCCCGATCCCCCGAATTTCCATGTAGTGCCGGATCGTATCGGAGCCGCTGCCCATCAACACGTTGTCCGCCATCCGCGTCATGTGCACAAGATCATCCGACACCAGCCGGTGTCCGCGCTCCACGAGGTCCAGCGCCACCTCCGATTTGCCGATCCCGCTCCGCCCCGTGAATAGCATCCCCGTTCCGTAAACGTCCACCAACGAGCCGTGGACCGTCATCGACGGCGCGAACTTGTGATCGAGATAGTCAGAAAGCAGGTGCGTGCATTCGGTCGTGCTGAGCGGCGTCACGAACACACAACTGCCCGCCTCGTCGCTCAGTTGCACCAGCGCCGCCGGCACCGAATTGGAGTTCGTCACGATAATGCAGGGAATCTCGAACCGAAGGATTCCGCGCAAACTCTGGTCGAGCTGCGCCGGAGTCAACGTCGCCAGATAGCGCACCTCCGTATTCCCCAAAATCTGCACCCGATCAAAGGTGAAAAGATC encodes the following:
- a CDS encoding PTS sugar transporter subunit IIB — encoded protein: MILKLPWQKDKLVYPLVRVDDRLLHGQVIVGWGQTLDLDLLILASDRVVKDEPALRIYAGLIPEEMHGEVLSLTETAERWVRGDLDGKKAMIVVEAPVDALKLFRLGAPLKVLTIGGLHFREEREELLPYVYLSEWDRTTLGELRKEGVKIRCQDLPTAQPVAYED
- the hprK gene encoding HPr(Ser) kinase/phosphatase → MPTLQVDEFLQAMRERLLLKLVNSPRGLVRRITQKDLHRPGLALAGFIDLFTFDRVQILGNTEVRYLATLTPAQLDQSLRGILRFEIPCIIVTNSNSVPAALVQLSDEAGSCVFVTPLSTTECTHLLSDYLDHKFAPSMTVHGSLVDVYGTGMLFTGRSGIGKSEVALDLVERGHRLVSDDLVHMTRMADNVLMGSGSDTIRHYMEIRGIGIIDIARMYGVRAIRIQKRIETEVELVDWSPEEDYERTGLEDQFKGYLGVRLPYVRLPIFPGKNITVIAETIALNLHLRVYGVHPAKAFSEALTNAMKNRGSLENYLEKDYE